A genomic stretch from Thermodesulfobacteriota bacterium includes:
- a CDS encoding peptidylprolyl isomerase, translated as MKTGFLKAFIVAAAVLIAGQAAESRETVDRVVAIVNDDIITLSEMNEMVTSINLTNDHSMDQDEVLQQMIEQKLFEQEAEKLGIKVSEAELDAGIAQVKQRFNLNDEQMEEVLKKQNLTMESFREQWRLQTLSNKLLESQLKNKIVVTDDEIAEYYKANYGGGTGTVTSSAPSSGPAEEVRIAHILISSSSPDAEGRAEKVAEMAKSGQDFAQLAKEYSDDSNSADKGGDLGYFKQGDLIETLETAVESTPEGGVAGPVESPAGYHVIKVVERKTVGGEKKAKKGPSATEQLAIDDQTKKEITDTLYRQKAEEQLKVWLDSIKSNAYIDVRL; from the coding sequence ATGAAAACAGGATTTTTAAAAGCGTTTATAGTCGCCGCGGCCGTTTTGATCGCGGGGCAGGCGGCGGAGTCCAGGGAGACCGTGGACAGGGTGGTGGCTATAGTGAACGACGACATAATCACGCTCTCCGAAATGAACGAGATGGTAACGAGCATCAACCTCACCAACGACCATAGCATGGACCAGGACGAGGTCCTTCAGCAGATGATAGAGCAGAAGCTCTTCGAGCAGGAGGCGGAGAAGCTCGGGATAAAGGTCAGCGAAGCCGAGCTCGACGCCGGCATAGCGCAGGTGAAGCAGAGATTCAATCTGAACGACGAGCAGATGGAAGAGGTCTTAAAAAAGCAGAACCTTACCATGGAAAGCTTCAGGGAGCAGTGGAGGCTCCAGACGCTCAGCAACAAGCTGCTGGAATCCCAGCTCAAGAACAAGATCGTCGTCACGGACGACGAAATAGCGGAGTACTATAAAGCGAATTACGGCGGCGGCACGGGGACGGTTACAAGCTCGGCCCCTTCGAGCGGCCCCGCCGAGGAAGTACGCATAGCGCACATATTGATATCGTCGAGCTCGCCCGATGCGGAAGGGCGCGCCGAGAAGGTGGCCGAAATGGCGAAGTCGGGACAGGATTTCGCCCAGCTCGCGAAGGAATATTCGGACGACTCCAACTCGGCCGATAAGGGAGGGGACCTCGGCTACTTCAAGCAGGGAGACCTCATCGAGACGCTGGAAACGGCCGTGGAGAGTACGCCCGAGGGAGGCGTCGCCGGCCCTGTGGAATCCCCGGCGGGATACCACGTTATAAAGGTGGTCGAAAGAAAGACTGTCGGCGGCGAGAAGAAGGCGAAAAAGGGTCCTTCCGCAACCGAGCAGCTCGCAATCGACGACCAGACCAAAAAGGAAATCACCGACACGCTCTACAGGCAGAAGGCCGAGGAGCAGTTAAAGGTCTGGCTCGACAGCATTAAGAGTAACGCCTACATAGACGTGAGACTCTAA
- the mfd gene encoding transcription-repair coupling factor: MSAESRFKSDNIEKVLKQSGRFRDLSGRLKSGKKSVSLPGLKGSSKFFLLHALLKTIGRPALFIYPDKKKAEAAACDLSFFLGAKPPVLLKRELTDRSAIFSSPDGISEGRIAWLEAAASGRVVVAEAEALFEKTMPVEAFRDSVMEIGKGALLAREELTERLAQSGYRAADFVQGPGETSTRGAIVDIYPPGAEDPVRVEFIGDEIGSLRYFSAGDQRSRGRVSSVSIPPASEVIMTGPGIERAVEYLKRRAGDSEVTARDKFSLVDEIEAGRRVPNMEWLLPAFYEEPGTVFDYLSDNFVIVNDFPEETEERLRLRAGAPGDEAAPARRHLKIAPGEEELFLSGEDVSRGLSEYQNISLPVLEAREAGGETIRFDGRLPEIETRKEHESPLDALIEEIDEAKHEGYELHVVFKTETELEKLLALLRERGVKKLRAHTGDLSHGFILPEAGVEVVTEWDILGEKKERRAARRGKDAPSAFITSFSELRPGDYIVHVDFGIGIFRSLKRLRIGNAEGDFIQCEYAGGDKIYVPIDKLKLVQRYIGDGKPHKVDRLGHQGWSLRVKKVRTAVESVARELLELYARRKARKGYAFSPKDDMFREFELAFEYEETPDQEAAIEDVMRDMEAPMPMDRLICGDVGFGKTEVALRAAFRAVEDGKQVAFLVPTTLLAQQHYNTARRRMAGYPVGMEQLSRWQAGKEAARIRHGLEEGKIDMVIGTHALLGEKVKFRDLGLVIVDEEHRFGVAQKEKLRKLKEGVDAIAMSATPIPRTLQLSLAKIRDISLINTPPEGRQAIETHIYKSSPEIIVEAAARELARGGAVFFIHNRIESIYRTADKIRKLLPEASIEVTHGKMSERELERSISRFIEGDVDILVTTAIVESGLDIPRANTIIIDNAHTFGLADLYQLRGRVGRSDKKAYAYMLIPAAGGLSEDARRRLQAISELKELGSGYKLALSDLEIRGAGHLFGTEQSGHIADVGLELYLDMLEGAVRRLEGQEDTDEREPEISFSSPAFIPDTYIENEAERLLFYKRLSSAASLEEAGGIAAELADRFGDLPAPAAGLIGVIELRIVMRKLGVEKADITGKRTAIQFSPKSRFYASYPPQGRLELYFETENPIEETRAALDALGGGEKAAQGAGKRSVKRR, translated from the coding sequence GTGAGTGCTGAATCACGCTTTAAATCCGACAACATAGAAAAGGTGCTGAAGCAAAGCGGCAGGTTCAGGGACCTTTCCGGGAGACTCAAATCCGGGAAGAAGTCCGTGAGCCTGCCCGGGCTTAAGGGCTCGTCGAAATTTTTCCTTCTGCACGCCCTCCTGAAGACTATCGGGAGACCCGCTTTATTTATTTATCCCGACAAGAAAAAGGCAGAGGCCGCCGCGTGCGACCTGTCGTTTTTCCTGGGGGCAAAACCCCCCGTTCTCCTCAAAAGGGAGCTTACGGACAGGAGCGCTATATTTTCGTCCCCCGACGGTATATCGGAGGGACGCATAGCGTGGCTCGAGGCCGCCGCGTCGGGCCGGGTTGTCGTCGCGGAAGCTGAGGCCCTTTTCGAGAAGACGATGCCGGTGGAGGCCTTCAGGGACTCCGTTATGGAAATCGGGAAGGGGGCTTTACTCGCGAGGGAGGAGCTCACGGAGAGGCTCGCACAGTCGGGTTACAGGGCGGCGGACTTCGTCCAGGGCCCGGGAGAGACGAGCACCAGGGGGGCTATCGTAGACATATATCCGCCGGGCGCGGAGGACCCGGTGAGGGTGGAGTTCATCGGCGACGAGATAGGCTCGCTCAGGTACTTCAGCGCCGGGGACCAGAGGTCCCGGGGCAGGGTTTCGAGCGTGAGCATACCGCCGGCGAGCGAGGTGATAATGACGGGGCCGGGCATCGAGCGGGCCGTAGAATATCTGAAACGCCGGGCGGGGGACAGCGAGGTCACGGCGAGGGACAAGTTCTCGCTCGTAGACGAAATCGAGGCCGGGAGGAGGGTGCCGAACATGGAATGGCTCCTGCCCGCGTTTTACGAAGAGCCGGGGACGGTGTTCGACTATCTTTCGGACAATTTCGTAATCGTGAACGACTTCCCCGAGGAGACAGAAGAGAGATTGAGGCTCCGGGCCGGGGCCCCGGGCGACGAGGCGGCCCCGGCGAGAAGGCATCTCAAGATAGCGCCCGGGGAAGAGGAGCTCTTTTTATCCGGTGAGGACGTGAGCCGGGGGCTTTCGGAGTATCAGAATATCTCGCTGCCCGTGCTCGAAGCGAGGGAAGCCGGGGGGGAGACGATAAGGTTCGACGGGCGGCTGCCGGAGATCGAGACGCGCAAGGAGCACGAGTCCCCGCTCGACGCGCTCATCGAGGAGATAGACGAGGCGAAGCACGAGGGGTACGAGCTTCACGTCGTATTCAAGACGGAGACCGAGCTCGAAAAGCTCCTGGCCCTTCTCAGGGAAAGGGGAGTGAAGAAGCTAAGGGCGCACACGGGGGATCTGTCGCACGGGTTTATATTGCCCGAAGCCGGCGTCGAGGTAGTCACCGAATGGGACATACTGGGCGAGAAGAAGGAGAGGCGCGCGGCCAGGAGGGGAAAGGACGCGCCGTCTGCGTTCATAACGTCCTTCAGCGAGCTCAGGCCCGGGGACTACATCGTACACGTCGATTTCGGAATCGGAATTTTCAGGAGCCTTAAGCGGCTCAGGATAGGGAACGCAGAGGGCGATTTTATACAGTGCGAATACGCCGGCGGGGACAAGATATACGTCCCTATAGACAAGCTGAAGCTCGTTCAGAGGTATATCGGCGACGGGAAGCCGCACAAGGTGGACAGGCTCGGTCATCAGGGATGGAGCCTCCGGGTAAAGAAGGTAAGGACCGCCGTCGAGAGCGTGGCGAGGGAGCTGCTGGAGCTTTATGCGCGGAGGAAGGCGAGGAAGGGATACGCCTTTTCGCCGAAGGACGATATGTTCAGGGAGTTCGAGCTCGCCTTCGAGTACGAGGAGACCCCCGACCAGGAGGCCGCCATCGAGGACGTGATGAGGGACATGGAGGCTCCGATGCCGATGGACAGGCTCATATGCGGGGACGTCGGCTTCGGGAAAACGGAGGTTGCGTTAAGGGCGGCGTTCAGGGCTGTCGAGGACGGAAAGCAGGTAGCATTCCTCGTGCCCACCACCCTTCTGGCGCAGCAGCACTACAACACCGCCCGGCGGAGGATGGCGGGGTATCCCGTGGGCATGGAGCAGCTTTCGAGGTGGCAGGCAGGGAAGGAAGCGGCCAGGATACGCCACGGGCTCGAAGAGGGGAAGATAGATATGGTGATCGGAACGCACGCTCTTCTCGGAGAGAAGGTGAAGTTCAGGGACCTCGGGCTCGTCATCGTGGACGAGGAGCACAGGTTCGGAGTCGCCCAGAAGGAGAAGCTCCGGAAGTTAAAGGAAGGGGTGGACGCGATAGCGATGAGCGCGACTCCCATACCGAGGACGCTTCAGCTTTCGCTCGCGAAGATAAGGGACATCAGCCTCATAAATACCCCGCCCGAGGGACGGCAGGCCATAGAGACCCACATATATAAATCGTCGCCGGAGATAATAGTCGAGGCCGCGGCGAGGGAGCTTGCGCGCGGCGGGGCCGTGTTCTTCATACACAACCGCATTGAGAGCATATACAGGACGGCCGACAAAATAAGGAAGCTCCTCCCGGAGGCGAGCATAGAGGTCACCCACGGGAAGATGAGCGAGCGGGAGCTCGAAAGATCGATTTCGAGGTTCATAGAGGGCGACGTAGACATACTCGTTACGACGGCTATAGTGGAATCGGGACTCGACATACCGAGAGCGAATACCATAATCATCGACAACGCGCATACGTTCGGGCTCGCGGACCTTTATCAGCTTCGCGGACGGGTCGGGAGGTCGGACAAAAAGGCGTACGCGTATATGCTGATTCCGGCGGCCGGGGGGCTTTCGGAGGATGCGCGGCGGAGGCTCCAGGCGATATCGGAGTTAAAGGAGCTGGGATCGGGATACAAGCTAGCACTCTCGGACCTGGAGATAAGGGGCGCGGGGCATCTCTTCGGGACCGAGCAGTCGGGGCACATCGCGGACGTGGGTCTTGAGCTTTATCTCGACATGCTGGAGGGGGCTGTCAGGCGGCTCGAAGGACAGGAGGACACGGACGAGAGGGAGCCCGAGATTTCCTTCAGCTCGCCGGCGTTCATCCCGGACACATATATCGAGAACGAGGCCGAGAGGCTCTTGTTTTATAAGAGGCTCTCCTCGGCGGCGAGCCTCGAGGAGGCGGGCGGCATAGCGGCGGAGCTCGCGGACAGGTTCGGCGACCTGCCCGCTCCGGCGGCGGGGCTTATAGGCGTCATCGAGCTGAGGATCGTCATGCGAAAGCTGGGCGTCGAGAAGGCGGATATTACGGGCAAGCGGACGGCGATTCAATTCTCGCCGAAGTCGCGGTTCTATGCGTCTTATCCGCCGCAAGGGAGGCTTGAGCTTTATTTCGAGACGGAAAACCCCATAGAAGAAACGAGGGCGGCCCTCGACGCGCTGGGCGGGGGAGAGAAGGCGGCACAGGGCGCCGGGAAGAGGAGCGTTAAAAGGAGATAG
- a CDS encoding BtrH N-terminal domain-containing protein: MKRLLKNRVHIPGIHCGSVTLRDVMTFYGHPWSEEMCFGIGSGLGFYYTVGEDISPTHMIFMRGPGMETSFFSLVVGKTGWKHAEAGRAVETVKGIIDRGIPAIIQTDIFYLHYYKSSTHFPGHIISVWGYDDEKGEVHVADTQFEGLKTVSYDDLAVSMASSAPPNPLHNNYLDMIVPKELRPLSELAPEAIGINARKMLEGVTGGRGESAVRLIKTWAEDLPSWKDVRDWKWCARFGYQVIKKRGVGGAGFRWMYRDFLREAEAITTRLSGLGLSKKMDRIGERWSEAADLLKEISEREKPERALLKKASQIAAGIYEMETEYYNYALEKLGGK, from the coding sequence GTGAAAAGACTCCTGAAAAACCGGGTACACATACCCGGCATACATTGCGGCTCGGTGACGCTCAGGGACGTGATGACGTTCTACGGTCATCCGTGGTCGGAGGAGATGTGCTTCGGCATAGGCAGCGGGCTCGGGTTCTATTACACGGTCGGGGAGGACATAAGCCCGACGCACATGATATTCATGCGGGGCCCGGGCATGGAGACCTCGTTCTTCAGCCTGGTCGTGGGGAAGACCGGGTGGAAGCACGCCGAAGCGGGCCGTGCGGTCGAGACCGTAAAGGGGATAATCGACCGCGGTATCCCGGCGATAATTCAGACGGATATTTTTTATCTTCACTACTATAAATCGTCGACGCATTTCCCGGGGCACATAATTTCCGTCTGGGGATACGACGACGAAAAGGGGGAAGTGCACGTCGCCGATACGCAGTTCGAAGGCCTGAAGACGGTCTCGTACGATGACCTGGCCGTGAGCATGGCGTCGTCAGCTCCGCCGAATCCTCTCCACAACAATTACCTCGACATGATAGTGCCCAAAGAGTTAAGGCCGCTTTCGGAGCTCGCGCCGGAGGCGATAGGCATAAACGCGCGGAAGATGCTGGAGGGCGTGACCGGGGGGAGGGGCGAGTCGGCCGTGAGGCTAATAAAGACGTGGGCCGAGGACCTTCCTTCGTGGAAGGACGTTCGCGACTGGAAGTGGTGCGCCAGGTTCGGATACCAGGTGATAAAAAAAAGGGGCGTCGGGGGAGCGGGCTTCAGGTGGATGTACAGGGACTTTTTGAGAGAGGCGGAGGCGATAACGACGCGCCTTTCCGGGCTCGGGCTCTCGAAGAAGATGGACCGGATAGGGGAGAGGTGGAGCGAGGCGGCCGATCTGCTAAAGGAGATAAGCGAGAGGGAAAAGCCGGAGAGGGCGCTCCTTAAAAAGGCGTCGCAAATAGCGGCCGGGATATACGAGATGGAAACGGAATACTATAACTACGCCCTGGAGAAGCTCGGCGGGAAATGA
- a CDS encoding peptidylprolyl isomerase, with protein sequence MRILLFLTVCFLLAGCGDMDRFQAGRKEGERPVPKDPEVVAVVGEEEITIGDLNAALAKLPYNQKKLYESSPERKAAYLDALINQRVLSSEAEKMGIDRRKDIIEKTESYKRQLVGQALAQEILSRIDVSDDELRKYYEKNGKEFERVKVTSLIVRKGTDRAAASEKAQSLAGRAKAGEPWAGLAAEADDSRSEDISRGFFPPGIEDEIFASKEGGISGPLEVGNEFYIIKLDKGPEPVPFGEVSRKIEAAVVNEKVLEYVEGLRDKRGVVVYKERLEERRDSE encoded by the coding sequence ATGAGAATTCTGCTGTTTCTGACGGTTTGTTTTCTTCTCGCCGGGTGCGGCGATATGGACAGGTTCCAGGCGGGGCGAAAAGAGGGCGAGCGGCCGGTGCCGAAGGACCCGGAGGTCGTGGCCGTCGTCGGGGAGGAGGAGATAACAATCGGGGATTTGAACGCGGCGCTGGCGAAGCTGCCCTATAACCAGAAGAAGCTTTACGAGTCCTCGCCCGAAAGAAAGGCCGCTTATCTCGACGCGCTCATTAACCAGAGGGTGCTGAGCTCGGAGGCGGAGAAGATGGGAATAGACAGAAGGAAAGACATAATAGAGAAGACCGAAAGCTACAAGCGGCAGCTCGTCGGGCAGGCGCTTGCGCAGGAGATATTGAGCAGGATAGACGTGAGCGACGACGAGCTCAGGAAATATTACGAAAAAAACGGGAAGGAGTTCGAGAGGGTAAAGGTAACGAGCCTAATTGTCAGGAAGGGAACGGACAGGGCCGCCGCCTCGGAAAAGGCGCAGTCCCTGGCCGGGAGGGCGAAGGCGGGCGAGCCGTGGGCAGGCCTTGCGGCGGAGGCCGACGACAGCAGGAGCGAGGATATATCGAGGGGATTTTTCCCGCCCGGGATCGAGGATGAGATCTTCGCCTCAAAAGAGGGCGGGATTTCGGGCCCGCTGGAAGTTGGGAACGAATTCTATATAATTAAGCTTGATAAAGGGCCGGAGCCCGTTCCGTTCGGCGAGGTTTCGCGAAAGATAGAGGCGGCCGTAGTGAACGAAAAGGTGCTCGAATACGTAGAAGGCCTGAGAGATAAACGGGGAGTCGTGGTATACAAAGAAAGACTCGAGGAGCGAAGAGACAGTGAATAA
- a CDS encoding cupin domain-containing protein, with protein sequence MTDAERIIKLYNMKPHPGEGGYYVETYRSKETVGKDALPGGRYEEDKSLSTAIFYLLTSDSKSLFHRLKSDEIYHFYMGDPVELVLIHPNGSTKVLYLGHDLRAGQFVQAVVPAGMWQGASLLEGGEYALMGTTVAPGFDFSDFEPGVREDLLSEFPLHKNYIEKLTR encoded by the coding sequence ATGACGGACGCCGAAAGAATCATAAAGCTTTATAACATGAAGCCCCACCCGGGCGAGGGCGGGTATTACGTCGAGACGTACAGGTCAAAGGAGACGGTGGGTAAAGACGCTCTTCCCGGGGGGCGGTACGAAGAAGACAAGTCGCTGTCGACCGCGATTTTCTATCTCCTCACTTCCGACTCGAAGTCCTTGTTTCACCGCCTGAAAAGCGACGAGATATATCACTTCTACATGGGCGACCCTGTAGAGCTCGTGCTGATTCACCCGAACGGGAGCACCAAGGTCCTCTACCTCGGGCACGATCTCAGGGCCGGGCAGTTCGTCCAGGCGGTGGTGCCCGCCGGGATGTGGCAGGGCGCGAGCCTTCTCGAAGGCGGTGAGTACGCGCTCATGGGGACGACGGTCGCCCCCGGTTTCGATTTTTCGGATTTCGAGCCGGGCGTGAGAGAAGACCTTCTCTCGGAATTTCCGCTTCACAAAAACTATATAGAAAAACTCACGCGTTAG
- a CDS encoding Hsp20/alpha crystallin family protein, with protein sequence MRLRVWEPFRRVAPFYADFDKWADEAEGAWHPRVDISENENAFVLKAELPGVKREDINIDIDNKTLTLKGEKKFEEKTEKENYVRVERRYGSFSRTFTLSDKVDTENVKAAYKDGVLEVTLPKKEEAKPKEIKVEVN encoded by the coding sequence ATGAGATTAAGAGTTTGGGAACCGTTTAGAAGGGTTGCGCCGTTTTATGCCGATTTTGACAAGTGGGCCGACGAAGCCGAGGGAGCGTGGCATCCGAGAGTGGATATCAGCGAGAACGAAAACGCCTTCGTGCTCAAGGCCGAGCTTCCGGGAGTAAAGAGGGAAGACATCAATATCGACATCGACAACAAGACGCTGACGCTCAAGGGCGAGAAGAAATTCGAAGAAAAGACCGAGAAGGAAAACTACGTCCGTGTCGAGCGGCGTTACGGAAGTTTTTCGAGGACCTTTACACTTTCGGACAAGGTGGATACGGAGAACGTGAAAGCGGCCTACAAGGACGGCGTGCTCGAAGTCACCCTGCCGAAGAAGGAAGAGGCGAAGCCCAAGGAAATCAAGGTAGAAGTGAACTAA